The following coding sequences are from one Xiphophorus couchianus chromosome 7, X_couchianus-1.0, whole genome shotgun sequence window:
- the trir gene encoding telomerase RNA component interacting RNase, with the protein MDPKRAHGKHKTSGGSSSGGSSPASPSSSPAGSGVANAFANDGSFMEIFKKKMEEEQRKKEAQQTGGEARATEQGQTSVEKKALPVTSFVGKRRGGVFLKTGMVAKKQKQDAEAEAGKSDAWSKYMAEVKKYKAHQCSDDDKTRPLVK; encoded by the exons ATGGATCCGAAGCGAGCGCACGGCAAACACAAGACCAGCGGCGGGAGCAGCAGCGGGGGCTCCAGCCCGGCGTCTCCCTCCAGCAGCCCCGCGGGGTCGGGGGTGGCCAACGCGTTCGCCAACGACGGCAGCTTCATGGAGATTTTTaagaagaagatggaggaggagcagaggaaaaaGGAGGCGCAGCAAACAGGTGGAGAGGCGAGAGCCACCGAGCAAGGACAGACCTCAGTGGAAAAGAAGGCCCTCCCTGTGACCAGCTTT GTGGGGAAGCGCCGGGGCGGTGTGTTCCTTAAGACCGGAATGGTTGCGAAGAAGCAGAAACAGGACGCAGAA GCTGAGGCAGGAAAGAGCGATGCTTGGTCAAAGTACATGGCTGAGGTGAAAAAGTACAAAGCCCACCAGTGCAGCGACGACGATAAAACCAGACCGCTGGTCAAATAG